Proteins encoded by one window of Bacteroidota bacterium:
- the gatB gene encoding Asp-tRNA(Asn)/Glu-tRNA(Gln) amidotransferase subunit GatB produces MEVYDKYEVIIGLEVHTQLLTKTKAYSADIAEYGGSPNTFVSPVTLGHPGTLPVFNQKCLELGIRLGLATHCSITRYNEFARKNYFYSDLPKGYQITQDKTPLCTGGYVLIGDYGKEKKIGITRIHLEEDAGKSIHDLDPFYTLVDLNRAGTPLVEIVSEPDLRSGDEAYAYLTEVRKLVRHLEICDGNMEEGSLRCDANVSVMLKGAQQYGVKVEVKNMNSIRNVKRAIDFEVKRQIDAIEAGEILTQETRSFDAGKGATIGMRSKEAAHDYRYFPEPDLQPFIVSEEQIDSIKKSMPPLPKELTHKYVEVLKLSAYDAEILTSEKSFAEFFETIINITTNYKAAANWMLGPVKSWLNENALDIDALPVTANHIADIIKLIDENKLNFSIASQQLFPAICENAEKTAEETAKELNLLQDNDTAALEEMIDAALAKFPDKVAEYRGGKTGILGLFMGEVMKLSKGKADPKMTSKMLEHKLTIDN; encoded by the coding sequence ATGGAAGTATACGACAAGTATGAGGTGATCATCGGTTTAGAGGTGCATACTCAATTGCTTACCAAAACGAAGGCATATAGTGCTGATATTGCAGAATATGGAGGCTCTCCTAATACATTTGTAAGTCCTGTAACACTTGGCCATCCGGGTACTTTACCCGTTTTCAATCAAAAATGCCTGGAGTTGGGAATCCGATTAGGTCTTGCGACACACTGTTCAATCACAAGGTATAATGAATTTGCCCGCAAAAATTATTTTTATTCTGATCTTCCTAAAGGATACCAGATAACGCAGGATAAAACTCCTCTTTGTACAGGAGGATATGTACTTATAGGTGATTATGGCAAAGAGAAAAAAATTGGGATCACACGAATACATTTAGAGGAAGATGCCGGAAAAAGCATTCACGATCTGGACCCTTTTTATACTTTGGTGGACCTCAACAGAGCTGGAACACCTTTAGTGGAAATTGTAAGTGAACCTGACCTGCGAAGTGGTGATGAAGCATATGCATATTTGACAGAGGTGAGGAAATTAGTGCGCCATCTCGAAATTTGTGATGGAAATATGGAAGAAGGCAGTTTGCGTTGTGATGCAAACGTAAGTGTGATGTTAAAGGGAGCGCAACAATACGGTGTTAAGGTGGAAGTAAAAAACATGAACTCCATCAGAAATGTAAAACGCGCCATTGATTTTGAGGTTAAAAGACAAATTGATGCGATTGAGGCGGGTGAAATATTAACACAGGAAACCAGAAGTTTTGATGCGGGAAAAGGAGCTACAATTGGAATGCGCAGTAAAGAAGCGGCGCATGATTACAGGTATTTTCCGGAACCGGATCTGCAACCATTTATTGTTTCGGAAGAACAAATTGATTCTATAAAAAAATCGATGCCTCCTCTTCCGAAAGAACTTACGCATAAATATGTTGAAGTGCTTAAATTGAGTGCTTATGATGCAGAAATATTAACCAGTGAAAAGTCGTTTGCCGAATTCTTTGAAACAATAATTAACATCACAACTAATTATAAAGCAGCAGCAAACTGGATGCTTGGTCCGGTAAAAAGTTGGTTAAACGAAAATGCTTTGGATATAGATGCTTTGCCTGTTACAGCAAATCATATTGCCGACATCATTAAGTTGATTGATGAAAACAAATTGAATTTTTCTATCGCTTCACAACAATTATTTCCGGCCATTTGCGAAAATGCTGAAAAAACAGCGGAAGAAACAGCAAAAGAATTAAATCTGCTGCAAGATAATGATACGGCTGCTTTGGAAGAAATGATAGATGCTGCTTTGGCGAAGTTTCCGGATAAGGTTGCCGAATA
- a CDS encoding peptidoglycan DD-metalloendopeptidase family protein — translation MKIVTFLLLFVYGTQFVAAQNIEHFGGGEYVLSAMDEMSELQRQEIKQMINTNIQLLISEGKINPNYNKTASLELQFPLAWNDGFTGYNFYGISNYVDHNPAFPGVLTDYNCGTRTYDTDAGYNHAGIDYFLWPFSWDLMAEGAVKIVAAAPGMIVSKTDGGFDQNCAFNNSVWNAVYVRHDDGSIAWYGHMKNGSLTDKGLGDMVEAGEFLGLVGSSGNSTGPHLHFEVYDADDNLIDPYAGVCNEFNVESWWADQPEYSVPVINRMQTHNLVPDFNTCPELEDINAKNEFIPGDNAIFAFYAKDVSATDLCHLKIERADGSVWYEWDFYQPGDYVASYWYWTYSIPTDVPEGMWTWSCELAGNYYEHEFLVGDLPANVEENHLIKNLNTYISGDILTTSITANKSFKGKITITNINGQLIYSEADNISSGVNEFKFPFQNFASGIYLLNLMDMDSGENTSVKFGSY, via the coding sequence ATGAAAATAGTTACTTTTTTATTGTTATTCGTTTATGGAACACAATTTGTGGCTGCCCAAAATATTGAGCATTTTGGAGGTGGTGAATATGTTTTATCCGCAATGGATGAAATGTCTGAATTGCAGCGACAAGAGATCAAACAAATGATCAATACAAATATTCAGCTATTGATCTCTGAGGGAAAAATAAATCCCAATTATAATAAAACAGCTTCCCTCGAATTGCAGTTTCCCTTAGCATGGAACGATGGATTTACCGGATATAATTTTTATGGTATTTCTAATTATGTGGATCATAATCCTGCATTTCCTGGAGTACTCACAGATTATAATTGTGGAACTCGTACTTACGATACTGACGCCGGATATAATCATGCGGGAATAGATTATTTCTTATGGCCTTTTAGCTGGGACCTAATGGCCGAGGGTGCAGTAAAAATTGTAGCTGCAGCTCCGGGAATGATAGTATCAAAAACGGATGGGGGCTTTGATCAAAATTGTGCTTTTAATAATTCTGTTTGGAATGCAGTATATGTTCGTCACGACGATGGCTCTATTGCCTGGTATGGTCACATGAAAAATGGTTCATTAACCGATAAAGGTTTGGGTGATATGGTGGAGGCCGGCGAATTTTTAGGATTGGTTGGAAGTTCCGGAAATTCTACCGGACCACATTTACATTTTGAGGTTTATGATGCAGATGATAATTTAATTGATCCTTATGCAGGAGTGTGTAACGAATTTAATGTGGAGAGTTGGTGGGCTGATCAACCTGAATATTCAGTTCCGGTAATTAACAGAATGCAAACACATAATTTAGTTCCTGATTTTAATACCTGCCCTGAGCTTGAAGATATTAATGCAAAAAATGAATTTATCCCCGGTGATAATGCGATTTTTGCTTTTTATGCAAAGGATGTGAGTGCTACTGATCTCTGCCATTTAAAAATTGAAAGAGCTGATGGTTCCGTTTGGTATGAATGGGATTTTTATCAGCCGGGTGATTATGTTGCATCGTATTGGTATTGGACCTATTCGATACCAACGGATGTTCCCGAAGGCATGTGGACCTGGTCGTGTGAGCTTGCGGGAAATTATTATGAACACGAATTTTTAGTAGGAGATCTGCCTGCGAATGTGGAAGAAAATCATTTAATAAAAAATTTAAATACCTATATTTCAGGTGATATTTTGACTACATCCATCACAGCAAATAAATCCTTTAAAGGAAAAATTACGATCACAAATATTAACGGACAATTGATCTATAGCGAGGCTGATAATATATCCTCAGGAGTAAATGAATTTAAATTTCCATTTCAGAATTTTGCTTCAGGAATATACCTGTTGAATTTAATGGATATGGATTCCGGTGAAAACACTTCGGTGAAATTCGGATCTTATTAA
- a CDS encoding T9SS type A sorting domain-containing protein, whose amino-acid sequence MLVCCSIVAIAQPTVLGTQAQNGSYSTYNLADLGIFRQVRMQATSSGISGTRNWEFCEGTAASPDYDPAWRPYSCCLTLAFNQTIIPFGGTASALKNLGFGGSSGYLPAITSGNYYTFNCTESSTPGVPLDEYMGVLETAYNPVSITSVVQTPGIGAVYPENSVYVTITLSGTLSASEYVYLRYSTTVNFASSTFMSVPITGTIGTVEIPCQAAGTTIYYYAYTSNKTYAAINTEVGTYGQVVHDMNTLSINNNGGPNYIYTVLPSVGFCGNYYVPSVCYPTIASFVNALNGGTVSCSVICNVAAGHTETAPVGGINLTQTGTAANNITFIKNGVGANPLINAWVGTTTLAAGMTTPDGVFSLNGSDYITIDGIDITDNNATAPGTMEFGYALYKVSGTNGSRNNTIRNCVITLKNSNFFTSTPVNFEFGSVGVMVRNSTRTAANILLTVSSAAGRNDNNSFYGNTISGAYNGFVLAGCNDGVSPYTFYDQNNSVGIVGNGNIINNYGNLSGTVRSSGVFSIYNNNLTISDNNINNSLGGTASGFTLYGIFVSSPITVTNYLQSISVSNNTISLLEAAVTSQVTGIKLGNSNIGATNINITGNTIQNCTFTAGASGLFIGIEQEFDATSNQIINNTISNNTFNTTTTSPIYLIHDDNNSTTSTVSGNVMNNNLKTTNVAGALYGYVNNTGGSTVGSSISITNNSIDNLTVNNLSTGYVSGIFCNFTNLNAVKTVSDNSVSNIVAGSGTTNWSSGIMVNNMPAGSIVSNNTVNNISSTSNVIGINCASNASISTSLNQSFSVSDNDVSAISSTGNSANIAGIAIYSLTNVDCNNNNIDNITASGTSPAQIKGLNLGGGSVGNIINVSFCNISNVSHTNVAGITNPVGIYLFPNSATLNIFNNNINEISGSASDFVIGIYGTSGTTTYNIYNNFIQRLYAPNSTNNTAVNGIYVAAGGNTYNVFYNTIALGQNGVISGGSGFGVCGFYHGAGLLNLRNNIIYVNANPVGLGVASCLRKPTPGTAGTPPATTSISATSDNNFYYLNTGLNNYIYVEGLTTSTIKNGYAYSGATTSVPNNLNNDPCFNILTASDIMSYKYFMSLGGGGNRELNSLYDIPNFAGGAILPDNLKILVGSPDYAESHAVNIATPLITTDYEGTIRQGNPGYSGTGTAPDIGADEGEFVLAPPECLLLPIELLSFTGWYNGEENELHWTTASEINSDFFEVQKSTDGINFYIMGNVDAAGYSNAELNYLFYDDDPIAGINYYKLRMVDFNGDYEYSNTIAIRVDIDADPAFVIFPNPVHDNLNFSIISNDDSKINIKITDVLGRNLLTQEFTLHSGQNTFSLPIEKFASATYLIYYFDKSGAKQVQQFVKF is encoded by the coding sequence ATGTTAGTGTGTTGTTCCATTGTTGCAATAGCACAGCCTACGGTATTGGGAACACAGGCTCAAAACGGCAGTTACTCCACTTATAACCTGGCAGACCTTGGTATTTTCCGACAGGTGAGAATGCAGGCAACTTCCAGTGGGATTTCGGGAACGAGAAATTGGGAATTTTGCGAGGGAACCGCAGCATCTCCTGACTATGATCCAGCATGGAGGCCATATTCATGCTGCCTCACATTAGCATTTAATCAAACCATTATTCCCTTTGGAGGAACTGCATCCGCTTTGAAGAATCTTGGATTTGGGGGTAGTTCAGGTTATTTACCAGCTATCACCAGTGGCAATTATTATACTTTCAACTGCACAGAATCCAGTACACCAGGAGTTCCTTTGGATGAATATATGGGTGTTCTTGAAACCGCTTATAACCCGGTTTCTATTACATCAGTAGTTCAAACTCCCGGAATTGGAGCAGTATATCCCGAAAATTCAGTTTATGTTACAATTACTTTAAGTGGCACTCTTAGTGCTTCTGAATATGTTTATTTACGATATTCCACTACTGTTAATTTTGCAAGTTCCACATTTATGTCTGTTCCAATAACGGGAACAATCGGAACAGTTGAAATACCATGTCAGGCAGCCGGAACTACCATTTATTATTACGCATATACAAGCAATAAAACCTATGCAGCAATTAATACGGAAGTTGGTACCTATGGTCAGGTTGTGCATGATATGAACACACTTAGCATCAACAATAACGGTGGACCAAATTATATTTATACTGTTCTTCCTTCTGTTGGCTTTTGTGGAAATTATTATGTGCCTTCTGTTTGTTATCCAACAATAGCCTCTTTTGTAAATGCTTTAAATGGCGGAACAGTTAGCTGCTCTGTAATTTGTAATGTAGCAGCCGGACATACGGAAACAGCTCCGGTGGGTGGAATTAATTTAACTCAAACAGGAACTGCTGCGAATAATATTACATTTATTAAAAATGGAGTAGGGGCAAATCCGTTAATAAATGCATGGGTTGGCACTACAACACTTGCCGCTGGAATGACCACACCTGACGGCGTATTTTCATTAAATGGAAGTGATTATATTACAATTGATGGAATTGATATCACCGATAATAATGCAACTGCTCCCGGCACCATGGAATTTGGATACGCTTTATATAAAGTTTCAGGAACTAATGGAAGCAGAAATAATACCATCAGAAATTGTGTGATCACTTTAAAGAATTCTAATTTTTTTACATCTACTCCGGTTAATTTTGAATTTGGTTCTGTTGGTGTTATGGTTAGAAATTCTACGAGAACTGCGGCAAATATTTTACTGACGGTCTCTTCTGCTGCGGGTAGAAATGATAATAATTCTTTTTATGGAAATACGATTTCCGGTGCTTACAATGGATTTGTATTAGCAGGATGTAACGATGGAGTATCTCCATATACTTTTTACGATCAGAATAATAGTGTTGGTATAGTGGGAAATGGAAATATTATAAATAATTACGGCAATTTAAGTGGCACCGTACGATCCTCAGGCGTTTTTTCTATTTATAATAATAATCTTACCATTTCAGATAATAATATTAATAACTCCCTTGGTGGAACAGCAAGTGGATTTACATTGTATGGCATTTTTGTTTCAAGCCCAATTACCGTTACAAATTATTTGCAATCAATTAGTGTTTCTAATAATACAATTTCATTACTGGAAGCTGCAGTCACCTCTCAGGTTACCGGAATCAAATTGGGAAATTCAAATATCGGCGCAACAAATATTAATATTACTGGAAATACTATCCAAAATTGCACATTTACTGCGGGTGCCTCGGGATTGTTTATTGGTATAGAACAAGAATTTGATGCAACATCAAATCAAATAATAAATAATACAATAAGCAATAATACTTTTAATACTACAACCACTAGTCCCATTTATTTGATACATGATGATAACAACTCTACAACTTCCACAGTTTCAGGAAATGTAATGAATAATAATTTAAAAACTACAAATGTTGCAGGAGCTTTATATGGATATGTAAATAACACAGGAGGTAGTACTGTGGGTAGTTCTATTTCAATTACAAATAATAGTATTGATAATCTTACAGTAAATAATTTGAGTACTGGATATGTAAGTGGTATTTTTTGCAATTTCACCAATTTAAATGCAGTTAAAACAGTTTCAGATAATAGTGTTTCTAATATTGTAGCAGGTTCGGGCACAACAAACTGGTCAAGTGGAATTATGGTAAACAATATGCCTGCAGGATCAATAGTAAGCAACAATACTGTAAACAATATTTCTTCCACAAGCAATGTAATAGGAATTAATTGTGCTTCTAATGCATCTATTTCTACTTCGCTGAATCAATCGTTCAGTGTTTCTGATAATGATGTTAGCGCAATATCTTCAACAGGAAATAGTGCCAATATTGCAGGCATTGCCATTTATTCGTTGACCAACGTAGATTGCAATAATAATAATATTGATAATATAACAGCATCCGGAACGAGCCCTGCACAAATTAAGGGATTGAATTTAGGTGGAGGTTCCGTTGGAAATATTATTAATGTGAGTTTTTGTAATATTTCTAATGTAAGTCATACAAATGTTGCTGGTATTACAAATCCGGTGGGTATTTATTTGTTTCCTAATTCAGCAACACTTAATATATTTAATAATAATATTAATGAAATATCCGGAAGTGCTAGTGACTTTGTGATCGGTATATATGGAACTTCAGGAACAACTACTTATAATATTTACAATAACTTCATACAACGACTTTACGCTCCAAACAGCACAAATAATACCGCTGTAAATGGAATTTATGTTGCAGCAGGAGGGAATACCTACAATGTATTTTATAACACTATAGCACTTGGCCAAAATGGAGTTATTTCCGGAGGATCTGGTTTTGGTGTATGCGGATTTTACCACGGTGCAGGATTGTTAAATCTGAGAAATAATATCATTTATGTAAATGCAAATCCTGTGGGTTTGGGAGTTGCATCCTGCCTGAGAAAACCTACCCCCGGAACTGCAGGAACACCACCTGCCACCACAAGTATTTCTGCCACATCCGATAATAATTTTTATTATCTCAATACAGGGTTAAATAATTATATTTATGTGGAAGGATTAACTACTTCTACAATTAAAAATGGATATGCATACAGTGGAGCAACTACAAGCGTGCCTAATAACTTAAATAACGACCCTTGTTTTAATATTCTCACAGCCAGTGATATTATGTCATATAAATATTTTATGTCGCTTGGCGGAGGTGGTAACAGAGAATTAAACAGCTTATATGACATCCCTAATTTTGCCGGGGGTGCTATATTACCCGATAATTTAAAGATATTGGTCGGTTCACCCGATTATGCAGAAAGTCACGCAGTAAATATTGCAACTCCACTTATCACTACCGACTATGAGGGAACTATCCGACAAGGAAATCCAGGATATTCAGGTACAGGAACTGCGCCTGACATAGGAGCTGATGAAGGAGAATTTGTTTTGGCTCCACCCGAATGTTTGTTGTTGCCCATTGAATTATTAAGTTTTACCGGTTGGTATAATGGCGAAGAAAATGAATTGCACTGGACAACCGCATCTGAAATAAACTCCGATTTTTTTGAAGTGCAAAAAAGTACGGATGGAATTAATTTTTACATCATGGGAAATGTGGATGCTGCCGGATATTCTAATGCAGAATTAAATTATTTATTTTATGACGATGATCCAATTGCGGGAATAAATTATTATAAATTAAGAATGGTGGATTTTAATGGCGATTATGAATATAGTAATACCATTGCCATTCGTGTAGATATTGATGCAGATCCTGCATTTGTAATTTTTCCAAATCCCGTTCACGATAATTTGAATTTTTCTATCATATCAAACGATGATTCTAAAATAAATATTAAAATTACGGATGTGCTTGGAAGGAATTTATTGACGCAAGAATTTACATTACATTCCGGACAAAACACTTTCTCCCTCCCAATTGAAAAATTTGCTTCCGCAACTTACCTCATTTATTATTTTGATAAATCCGGAGCAAAACAAGTGCAGCAATTTGTTAAATTTTAG
- a CDS encoding T9SS type A sorting domain-containing protein: protein MKKIILILIIITLTVKVYADDVTAVVENADPGLNNGSITLTLSAGIAPYTFSWSGPAGYVSTEQNISALEAGEYCVTVTDNLCGVATLCVTVEESFQNSIETLGVTAVSIFPNPFEGEITISLNLVISGDLNFTLSDLSGKIIDSKQKTLPVGENLISFNTLHPLPEGNYLLTVTDNRLNAITRQILHLK, encoded by the coding sequence ATGAAAAAAATAATTTTGATCTTAATAATAATCACTCTGACTGTTAAAGTTTATGCAGATGATGTTACTGCTGTTGTGGAAAATGCGGATCCCGGACTAAATAATGGTTCCATCACACTTACATTAAGTGCCGGTATTGCTCCATATACTTTCAGCTGGTCGGGTCCTGCCGGATATGTTTCTACAGAACAAAATATTTCGGCACTGGAAGCCGGAGAATATTGTGTTACCGTTACCGATAATTTATGTGGAGTTGCAACACTATGTGTTACGGTGGAAGAAAGTTTTCAAAATTCAATAGAAACATTAGGTGTAACAGCAGTTTCTATTTTTCCGAATCCATTTGAGGGAGAAATTACCATTTCACTAAATTTGGTTATTTCCGGGGATCTTAATTTTACCTTATCTGATCTGAGTGGAAAAATAATAGATTCAAAACAAAAAACCTTACCTGTTGGAGAAAACTTGATAAGTTTTAATACGCTCCATCCGCTTCCTGAGGGCAATTACCTGTTAACTGTTACAGATAATCGGCTAAATGCGATTACACGGCAAATTTTACACCTGAAATAA
- a CDS encoding class III cytochrome C family protein → MNRIIVFGFTVLMGVIVYKFPHPMINPGELLEAHQDLNSECISCHAPFWGIDDNKCISCHTLADIGRDTSLTDSMQKNVLFHQALKNVACISCHTDHHGKIPREDISVFKHDLLSGTLIKNCISCHAQPSDNLHLSLSTDCNKCHTTTNWEKTIAFDHNLIISDKKENCNTCHAAPKDKLHSTLTESKCGTCHTSTAWTPATFDHDKYFILDRHHNVQCNTCHTNNDFTTYTCYGCHEHTASKMISEHREEGIYNITDCASCHKSGDEEDAKRSPSNQKKLNKKDTEDVKGYIESEEKNRKRKEKKDDDDD, encoded by the coding sequence ATGAATAGAATTATTGTTTTCGGATTTACGGTATTAATGGGGGTCATAGTTTATAAATTCCCACATCCAATGATTAATCCCGGTGAGTTATTGGAAGCGCACCAGGATCTCAACAGCGAATGTATTTCATGTCATGCTCCTTTTTGGGGAATTGATGATAATAAATGCATCAGTTGTCATACCCTGGCAGATATTGGAAGAGATACCAGTTTAACAGATTCGATGCAAAAAAATGTTTTGTTCCATCAGGCCTTAAAAAATGTGGCCTGTATTTCTTGCCATACAGATCATCACGGTAAAATTCCAAGAGAGGATATCAGTGTTTTTAAACATGACCTTTTAAGTGGCACACTCATCAAAAATTGCATCAGTTGTCATGCGCAGCCCTCCGACAATTTACATTTATCACTTTCTACCGATTGTAATAAATGTCATACTACAACAAATTGGGAAAAAACAATAGCATTTGATCACAACTTAATAATATCCGATAAAAAAGAAAACTGTAATACCTGCCATGCTGCACCGAAGGATAAATTACATAGTACACTAACAGAGAGTAAATGCGGAACTTGTCATACTTCCACAGCCTGGACTCCCGCAACCTTCGATCACGATAAATATTTTATTCTTGATCGCCACCATAATGTGCAGTGCAATACATGTCATACAAATAATGATTTTACAACATACACCTGTTATGGATGTCATGAACATACTGCATCAAAAATGATAAGTGAACACCGGGAAGAAGGAATTTATAATATAACCGACTGCGCCTCGTGTCACAAAAGCGGCGATGAAGAAGATGCAAAAAGATCACCCTCAAATCAAAAGAAACTGAATAAAAAAGATACAGAGGATGTTAAAGGTTATATCGAATCAGAAGAAAAAAACAGAAAACGCAAAGAGAAAAAAGACGATGATGACGACTGA